One stretch of Brettanomyces nanus chromosome 4, complete sequence DNA includes these proteins:
- the VIP1 gene encoding inositol hexakisphosphate and diphosphoinositol-pentakisphosphate kinase (BUSCO:EOG09340DYO~EggNog:ENOG41) — protein MSSADKDTRSQSSQEYTGRQAIPITGTSGAASRKQSSRAMSTNSASSIDSLRERTAMISVDENMEDTGDPLTIDSLEQHRKAAASIAPILEGFSPVLSKSEVVSPAQNPLSRTASNISSLSISHTRSGTSAIPQMITTGTTGAHTAVAEASHLMDTSTSPLTSSPSSVEGGSNSGSFINVQQQSEAKFGKKSRSFSASLPEHRFPRKQKVGTIGVCAMDNKVLSKPCRQILNRLINHGEFDTVIFGDKVILDESIENWPTCDFLISFFSTGFPLEKAIAYAKLRKPFLLNDLILQKALWDRRLCLEILKAAKVPTPYRLVISRDGGPQVDEDLRNKLLEIGVPCNEVPEPKWRMIDDDTLEVDGQIMKKPFVEKPVDGEDHNIYVYYPKKNGGGGRRLFRKIGNKSSVFDPTLNQIRDSGSFIYERFIDTDNFEDVKAYTVGPTYCHVETRKSPVVDGIVRRNTYGKEIRYVTRFSEEEEEMARRVSTYFQQTICGFDLLRTCGKSYVIDVNGFSFVKDNNEYYDKCADILRNMFITAKRRRALESPVGHSEERKQKWVFKGFVSVVRHADRTPKQKFKYSFRSPIFISLLKGYKEEVIIREVRDLKVVLETVRVALEEHLENAKKLEQLGTALEKKMYFPGTKVQLKPALSENGEIEKVQLILKWGGEPTHSVQYQASDLGEQFRQDIQLLNQKALEDVQVFTSSERRVVASAQLFSKSFLSVDRLPDAFLQVRKDLLDDSNAAKDLMDKVKKKLKPLLRQGKEAPPQFAWPPKMPEPFVVIKRVVELMNYHHQIMEKNFATKDINNFQTYWCCGEDPYLFKERWDKLFQEFVSVDKVHPSKISELYDTMKYDALHNREFLQRVFDDEDYRGKETLSHSLVKEYPINVLAMNDFKVKDSVLDPAQNPAGSIGWVLSSSHKPSSREDGNSPFDDPKYDLLRELYRLSKVLFDFICPQEYGIEDNEKLDIGLLTSLPLAKQILRDITGIKETDKAATRIYFTKESHIYTLLNVIYESDIPMKIARNALPELDYLSQIVFELYESEDSGYKKHSIRLSLSPGCHTQDPLDVQLDDRHYISCIRKINLTRHLDMDMVLQKLRSRFSRVSLPKKFTPVNITSPLVGASPSPR, from the coding sequence ATGTCATCTGCGGATAAGGATACCAGATCCCAGAGCTCACAAGAATATACAGGCCGTCAGGCTATCCCAATCACTGGTACTTCGGGCGCTGCATCTCGAAAACAATCCAGCAGGGCTATGTCCACGAACTCTGCCTCTTCGATAGATTCGCTTAGGGAACGTACAGCTATGATCTCAGTGGATGAAAATATGGAAGATACTGGTGACCCATTAACTATTGACTCTCTTGAACAGCATCGTAAAGCTGCGGCATCGATTGCTCCTATTCTAGAAGGTTTTTCTCCTGTTCTTTCGAAATCCGAAGTAGTAAGTCCTGCACAGAATCCCTTGTCACGTACAGCTTCCAATATCAGCTCATTAAGTATATCACATACACGATCAGGAACATCTGCAATACCCCAAATGATAACGACCGGAACAACAGGAGCGCATACTGCAGTTGCCGAGGCCTCTCATCTAATGGATacctcaacttctcctctgACATCTTCACCAAGCTCTGTCGAAGGAGGATCAAATTCAGGCAGTTTTATCAACGTTCAGCAACAGTCTGAAGCAAAGTTCGGGAAAAAGTCCAGATCGTTCTCTGCATCTCTGCCTGAGCATCGATTTCCTAGGAAACAGAAAGTGGGAACTATTGGAGTTTGTGCCATGGACAACAAAGTTCTCAGCAAACCATGCCGTCAAATTTTGAACAGATTAATCAATCATGGAGAGTTCGACACTGTTATTTTTGGCGATAAGGTTATTTTGGACGAATCCATTGAGAACTGGCCTACTTGCGATTTTCttatttcatttttctctaCCGGCTTCCCGCTAGAGAAGGCAATTGCCTATGCCAAGCTTCGCAAACCATTTTTGCTTAACGATCTAATCTTACAAAAGGCCCTATGGGACCGTAGATTATGTCTTGAGATATTGAAGGCTGCCAAAGTTCCAACACCCTATCGCTTAGTTATATCCAGGGATGGTGGCCCTCAAGTCGATGAAGATCTGAGAAACAAACTATTGGAGATCGGTGTACCCTGCAACGAGGTCCCTGAACCAAAATGGAGAATGATCGATGACGATACGTTGGAAGTCGACGGCcaaataatgaagaagccatTTGTTGAGAAACCAGTGGATGGCGAGGACCATAACATTTATGTTTATTACCCCAAGAAAAacggtggtggtggtagGAGACTATTCAGAAAGATCGGAAATAAGTCCTCGGTATTTGATCCAACTTTAAATCAAATTAGGGACAGTGGCTCTTTTATTTATGAGCGATTTATCGACACAGATAATTTTGAGGATGTCAAGGCGTACACTGTGGGTCCAACTTATTGTCATGTGGAAACTAGAAAGTCCCCTGTGGTTGATGGTATTGTTCGCCGCAATACCTATGGCAAAGAAATTAGATATGTAACTCGATTctctgaagaggaggaagagatGGCCCGCCGCGTGTCTACTTACTTTCAGCAAACTATCTGTGGATTTGATCTATTAAGAACTTGTGGTAAGAGTTATGTGATTGACGTGAATGGATTCTCCTTTGTCAAGGATAACAACGAGTATTACGACAAATGCGCAGATATATTGAGAAACATGTTCATCACTGCCAAAAGACGGCGTGCGTTGGAATCACCGGTGGGTCACTcagaggaaagaaaacaaaaatggGTGTTCAAAGGCTTCGTTTCTGTAGTTAGACATGCCGATAGGACGCCTAAGCAGAAGTTCAAGTACTCGTTCAGGTCTCCTATCTTCATTTCTCTATTAAAAGGATATAAAGAGGAGGTGATTATTAGAGAAGTTAGAGATTTGAAAGTAGTCTTGGAGACTGTTCGTGTTGCTTTAGAGGAGCACTTGGAAAATGCCAAAAAGTTGGAACAATTGGGCACTGcattggagaagaagatgtatTTTCCAGGTACAAAGGTTCAATTGAAACCTGCCCTTAGTGAGAACGGCGAGATCGAAAAGGTTCAGCTTATTCTTAAGTGGGGTGGCGAGCCGACCCATTCTGTCCAATACCAGGCTAGTGATCTCGGCGAACAGTTTCGTCAGGATATTCAGTTGTTGAATCAAAAGGCGTTGGAGGATGTTCAAGTATTCACATCTTCGGAGAGGCGTGTTGTGGCCTCTGCGCAACtattttcaaaatctttcTTATCAGTAGATCGTCTTCCGGATGCTTTTTTGCAGGTTCGTAAGGATTTGCTCGATGATTCGAATGCTGCTAAAGATCTTATGGATAAagtgaaaaagaaattgaagccATTACTTCGTCAGGGCAAAGAAGCTCCCCCACAATTTGCCTGGCCTCCCAAGATGCCTGAACCGTTTGTTGTTATCAAGAGAGTTGTGGAGTTAATGAactatcatcatcagatcATGGAGAAGAATTTCGCCACGAAAGATATCAACAATTTTCAAACTTACTGGTGCTGTGGCGAAGATCCTTATCTTTTCAAGGAGCGGTGGGACAAATTGTTTCAGGAGTTTGTTTCCGTGGACAAAGTTCACCCATCCAAGATTTCTGAGTTGTACGATACTATGAAATATGATGCTCTTCATAACAGAGAATTCCTACAAAGAGTATTTGATGACGAAGATTATAGAGGAAAGGAGACATTGTCTCATTCACTTGTGAAAGAATATCCAATCAATGTTCTTGCTATGAATGATTTCAAGGTCAAGGATTCAGTTCTGGATCCTGCGCAGAATCCTGCAGGTTCTATTGGTTGGGTTTTGTCGTCTAGTCACAAACCTTCTTCGAGGGAGGATGGCAATTCTCCATTTGACGATCCGAAGTATGATCTTCTTAGAGAGCTTTACCGACTCTCAAAAGTactttttgatttcatttGTCCGCAGGAATACGGTATTGAGGATAATGAAAAGTTGGATATTGGTCTATTAACATCGCTGCCGTTAGCCAAACAAATTTTACGGGATATTACCGGGATTAAGGAGACTGATAAGGCAGCTACGCGGATTTATTTTACTAAGGAGTCACACATTTATACCCTTCTCAACGTGATATACGAGTCAGACATTCCTATGAAGATAGCAAGAAACGCTCTTCCTGAGCTTGATTACCTATCACAGATCGTGTTTGAGCTTTACGAATCCGAGGACAGCGGTTACAAGAAGCATTCGATACGTCTGTCACTCTCACCCGGCTGTCATACACAGGATCCATTGGACGTCCAGTTAGATGATCGTCACTACATTTCTTGTATCAGGAAAATCAATTTGACTCGTCATTTGGACATGGATATGGTTCTGCAGAAACTCAGGAGTAGATTCAGCCGTGTTTCTCTTCCTAAGAAGTTCACACCTGTGAATATTACAAGTCCGTTAGTCGGGGCTAGTCCCTCACCTAGGTAA
- a CDS encoding uncharacterized protein (BUSCO:EOG093408C9) — MYKHRNALPPLKLISNMFSLSLPESATESILKITVFGSYLVASTMSTLYVFEKETSESKYATDYYSSIPLNSGYGSIMDTAHLPTHVNKILVATSSCLVVVNVRTTKILYTTEKEMFGAITCIEPTPALDVIAVGNDVGEFTVYNIRKNKILQHASTGSCSQITSLSFRTDGTPHCVCSLRSGQLFFYDLARKCRVHILRNAHQEAYGGATKSLFLNGQSIVVSTGPDNTIKEFVFDPVLSTTNSSVVSPPRHLRSRGGHSAPPTCLLFADDDSHYIQSASQDKSLWMFSLRKDAQSQEMSQKQSREKNGKRVAGVVSQYKDKFPPILMIAQENSREGEWDNVLTAHQEETFARTWSSRNRKIGKHQLATIDGGVVKCVAMTQCGNFGLVGSSKGGIGVYNMQSGILRKLYRLHKKAVTGVAVDGMNRKMVSCGIDGIVGFYDFSKSRFLGKMQLEAPITQLVYHRSSDLVALALDDMSIVVIDVSMQRIVRRLYGHRNRITAMDFTPNGRWLVSASLDGTIRTWDLPTGGCIDGIKLDNVATCLKISPHGDYMATSHVNGVGISLWTNKAQFHPVSTKNIEDESEFANMMLPNISGDGGSSVLEGAFVENDASDGSQGGIYISADQIDSTLVTLSHCSRGKFSTLLHLDNIKLRNKPVEPPKKPESVPFFMGLGGDVVGDKAKVAEENGNGSQRADENVQNVQMESSKLLDLRSNEGVKFESKFTNLLRTAGQASDGNYSAFIEYLVDSSPASTDLEVRSLSTSAPYDEIFWFFQALSFGFHQNTNFEILTVIMTMFLRFHGDTLHNIRSLAVDGKNSDSLRVVAAIDELTLVSSTENDKMDQLVKYSSGVVNFITTA; from the exons ATGTACAAACACCGGAACGCATTACCTCCATTGAAGCTCATTTCCAATATGTTTTCT TTGAGCCTACCTGAATCAGCTACTGAATCAATCCTAAAGATTACCGTTTTTGGAAGTTATCTTGTTGCATCTACGATGTCTACCTTATATGTGTTTGAAAAGGAGACTTCAGAATCAAAGTATGCCACAGATTATTATTCCTCCATCCCTCTGAATTCCGGCTATGGTTCAATCATGGACACGGCTCATTTACCCACCCATGTCAACAAAATACTTGTCGCTACATCGTCTTGCTTGGTTGTGGTGAACGTTAGAACTACCAAGATCTTATATACTACTGAAAAGGAGATGTTTGGTGCAATCACATGTATTGAGCCCACTCCAGCCCTTGATGTCATCGCTGTTGGCAACGATGTTGGTGAATTTACCGTTTACAATATTCGGAAAAATAAGATTTTGCAGCATGCCTCAACAGGATCATGCAGCCAGATAACTTCGTTGTCCTTCCGCACGGATGGAACTCCTCACTGTGTATGCTCTCTCCGTTCAGGTCAGCTTTTCTTCTATGACTTGGCTCGAAAATGTCGAGTCCATATTCTTCGTAATGCCCATCAAGAGGCATATGGTGGTGCTACGAAATCTCTTTTCCTCAATGGTCAGTCTATTGTAGTTTCAACAGGTCCCGATAATACAATCAAGGAATTTGTATTTGATCCTGTTCTCTCGACAACTAATAGCTCCGTCGTGTCCCCTCCTAGGCATCTTAGATCTCGTGGGGGTCACTCTGCTCCGCCTACATGTCTTTTATTTGCCGATGATGATTCTCATTATATCCAATCCGCTTCACAGGATAAGTCTCTTTGGATGTTTTCTTTGCGGAAAGACGCTCAGTCCCAAGAAATGTCCCAAAAACAGTCTCGTGAAAAGAATGGTAAACGTGTTGCCGGTGTTGTATCTCAATATAAGGATAAGTTTCCTCCTATTCTCATGATTGCTCAAGAAAATTCCAGAGAGGGTGAGTGGGATAATGTTCTTACTGCCCATCAGGAAGAGACATTTGCCAGAACTTGGAGCTCTCGTAATAGAAAAATTGGTAAACATCAGCTTGCCACGATAGACGGAGGTGTTGTTAAATGTGTCGCCATGACTCAATGTGGAAACTTCGGTCTTGTCGGTTCCAGTAAGGGTGGCATAGGTGTCTATAACATGCAGAGTGGAATTCTGAGAAAGCTGTATAGACTTCACAAAAAGGCTGTTACCGGtgttgctgttgatggCATGAATAGGAAAATGGTTTCTTGCGGTATAGATGGTATTGTTGGTTTCTACGATTTCTCAAAGTCACGTTTCCTTGGTAAAATGCAGTTAGAAGCCCCAATCACACAGCTTGTGTACCATAGATCTTCTGATCTAGTTGCTTTGGCACTTGATGATATGTCTATTGTAGTCATTGATGTTTCCATGCAACGAATTGTTCGTCGATTATATGGTCATCGAAATAGAATCACTGCAATGGATTTCACTCCCAACGGCCGCTGGCTTGTGTCCGCCTCTCTTGATGGCACTATTCGTACTTGGGATCTTCCTACTGGTGGATGCATTGATGGCATTAAGCTTGATAATGTTGCCACGTGCCTTAAAATATCTCCTCATGGAGACTATATGGCCACCTCTCATGTCAATGGAGTTGGTATATCCTTATGGACCAATAAGGCCCAATTCCATCCTGTTTCCACCAAAAATATTGAGGATGAATCTGAGTTTGCCAATATGATGCTTCCAAACATCAGTGGTGATGGAGGCTCCTCGGTGCTTGAAGGTGCGTTTGTTGAGAATGATGCTTCAGATGGTTCTCAAGGAGGCATTTATATATCGGCTGATCAGATCGACTCGACCCTTGTTACTCTTTCTCATTGCTCTAGAGGCAAATTTTCTACCTTACTTCATCTTGATAACATCAAACTAAGAAACAAACCAGTTGAACCTCCTAAGAAACCCGAGTCGGTTCCATTCTTTATGGGGCTCGGTGGTGACGTTGTTGGTGATAAGGCAAAGGTTGCAGAAGAGAATGGGAATGGCTCTCAGAGAGCAGATGAAAATGTTCAGAATGTTCAGATGGAGTCTTCGAAGCTTCTCGATCTTAGGAGCAATGAAGGTGTCAAATTTGAATCCAAATTTACCAACCTTTTGCGTACCGCAGGCCAGGCCAGTGATGGAAATTACTCCGCCTTTATAGAATACTTGGTAGACTCATCTCCTGCTAGCACGGACTTGGAAGTGAGATCCTTGTCAACATCTGCTCCGTATGACGAAATTTTCTGGTTCTTCCAGGCGTTAAGCTTTGGTTTCCATCAGAACACTAACTTTGAAATTTTAACTGTCATAATGACCATGTTTTTGAGATTCCATGGTGACACCCTTCATAATATTAGAAGTCTTGCCGTTGATGGCAAGAACAGTGATTCCCTTAGAGTTGTTGCGGCCATAGATGAACTTACTTTAGTCAGTTCTACCGAGAATGATAAGATGGACCAACTTGTCAAGTACTCTTCCGGCGTTGTTAACTTTATTACCACTGCATGA
- a CDS encoding uncharacterized protein (BUSCO:EOG09340C0O), translating to MIEAAIPASSFKISELSDNPSLRITASSLSSNNQLFLGLSDGKLLLFQLPTKQDVVNEKSQESGTGTLDFSKIEEEEPTLINSLQLENPVTQIEYLEYLNYLVLLSNKTVQIYSINSKHQLKLVDSFQEFNFNLIKTWSDTDSNAILANSSFSGIDMGGDINEEDSEYDNQDEDSISLATVKFQNRPKTGTEKKFIETHSNCHYLCMVSKRNLVVLRWGLKDFETKLEFKLSDKICLLQFLNYETLLIALESGDFVKMNINTGITNPIQFQFLSGNGNLSSISKSSFFFGATNNSITEAFKTVNDKQLVVLKDGNLIKMNNSLEPITFHRSCHSIDFKNPMPVSQYSTAAARSGSQNKLKAVKYWFPYIVVVYGNSIEIHNLEDFSLVQRLGVWNPKKLGNVLRVEINSKNMLLITTNGVFKFLRTNYNYQLSQFEEIKDFNNAICLLEKLNPIILDEGVEDNIIQTVEHSHSARQLKFMKLRKFQLLKAQELLETGKFDQAMRLFIEFIASPSYVLQHLPERIKEFLKEKNFELLLAEATNDINGTKDVKPEISTMTSDAQSVTRRQISGLHIKRKDEKMLNELITYLTDSRRKLTRLLDPDQPKFQWHGYTISLSLYEELQTDSDLSATDNLRLIDDHLLVCYIITNPRMIGPFFRIPNYCSFEAVEDKCLKLKLHSELIDFYYVRGAHEKALQLLERLCFENQGIDNLDDRNSSLSLIFNAEYMVRYLQKLTNKNLALILKYSRKLIELDSGYFKMIFMNNSSESVGLDRLNVLSYAQRHNWTDVRIPYLEYAIFGLDDHDERLVNALLGFYFDQDLSRIYNSVYKLYKLGNYNTGKTLKRLNDLEKSSLDDKQKKLILRLKIDPLRRLARHEDALHIFLDDLNDNRGAVTYCLDVRDENPEKGVSLIYKLLTIYLDGGDTASILSFLNDVRLSFLDPASITERLPDTIPLKIITPFLEMNLRNINSDMKSTTLESELLKSRMINSKYNKLRLQNEHFTLTAHSTCPVCQKTFGATSILNLLPDGTVIHYGCSRNMK from the coding sequence ATGATCGAAGCCGCTATTCCAGCATCTTCATTCAAGATCAGCGAACTCTCGGATAATCCGAGTCTCAGAATTACTGCTTCGTCCCTTTCCTCTAACAACCAATTATTCTTGGGCCTATCAGATGGCAAGCTCTTGCTCTTTCAACTCCCTACCAAGCAGGATGTCGTTAACGAAAAGTCACAGGAGTCTGGCACAGGTACACTAGATTTCTctaaaattgaagaagaggagcCTACTCTTATCAATAGTTTACAACTAGAAAATCCAGTTACTCAAATCGAGTATCTAGAGTACTTGAACTACCTTGTGCTTCTCAGTAACAAAACGGTGCAAATTTATTCCATAAACTCCAAACATCAATTGAAATTGGTAGATAGCTTCCAAGAGTTTAACTTCAATCTTATAAAAACGTGGTCTGACACCGATAGTAACGCTATTCTTGCCAATTCATCCTTTTCTGGCATTGATATGGGGGGTGACATTAATGAGGAAGACAGCGAATACGATAACCAGGATGAAGACTCTATATCACTAGCGACTGTGAAATTTCAAAATAGACCCAAAACTGGTACCGAAAAAAAGTTCATAGAAACCCATTCCAACTGCCATTATCTTTGCATGGTGTCTAAACGGAATCTGGTAGTACTCAGATGGGGGTTGAAAGACTTCGAAACTAAGCTCGAGTTCAAACTATCTGACAAAATATGCCTTCTACAATTCCTCAACTACGAGACGCTTTTGATAGCACTGGAAAGTGGTGATTTtgtgaagatgaatatCAATACAGGAATAACGAACCCGATACAGTTTCAGTTTCTTAGTGGCAACGGTaatctttcatcaatatcaaaatcctcctttttttttggagCCACTAATAACTCCATTACGGAAGCATTCAAAACCGTAAATGATAAGCAATTGGTTGTACTCAAAGATGGTAATTTGATCAAAATGAACAATAGCTTGGAACCAATAACGTTTCATCGCAGTTGCCATTCCATTGACTTTAAGAATCCAATGCCGGTAAGTCAATATTCTACGGCTGCTGCTAGAAGTGGTAGCCAGAATAAGCTCAAGGCTGTCAAGTACTGGTTTCCTTACATTGTTGTAGTGTACGGAAATTCAATAGAGATTCACAACTTGGAAGACTTCAGTCTGGTACAACGGCTAGGAGTATGGAATCCTAAAAAGCTAGGAAATGTGCTGAGGGTAGAAATAAACTCAAAGAACATGCTTTTAATTACCACCAATGGTGTATTCAAATTTCTAAGGACTAACTACAACTACCAGCTATctcaatttgaagaaattaaGGATTTCAACAATGCTATCTGCCTACTTGAGAAGTTAAACCCCATAATTCTAGACGAGGGTGTCGAGGATAATATAATTCAAACCGTCGAACATAGCCATTCGGCAAGGCAGCTTAAGTTCATGAAACTTCGGAAATTTCAGCTATTAAAGGCTCAGGAACTTTTAGAGACCGGTAAATTCGACCAAGCAATGAGGCTATTCATTGAATTCATTGCCTCGCCTAGCTATGTTCTCCAGCATCTTCCAGAAAGGATTAAAGAATTtttaaaggagaagaattTTGAACTACTTCTTGCAGAGGCAACAAATGATATAAACGGCACCAAAGATGTCAAGCCAGAGATATCTACCATGACATCTGATGCTCAGTCAGTTACACGAAGACAAATTTCAGGGCTACACATCAAGCgcaaagatgaaaagatgCTCAATGAACTTATAACATACTTGACCGATTCAAGACGAAAACTCACACGGTTGCTCGATCCAGATCAACCGAAATTCCAATGGCATGGATACACCATATCGCTATCCCTTTACGAAGAGCTTCAAACGGACTCGGATTTATCAGCCACAGACAATTTAAGATTAATAGATGATCACTTGCTTGTCTGCTATATTATTACTAACCCCAGAATGATTGGCCCGTTTTTCAGAATCCCCAATTACTGCAGTTTTGAAGCCGTTGAGGATAAATGTCTGAAATTGAAATTGCATAGCGAATTAATCGACTTCTATTATGTTAGAGGAGCGCACGAAAAGGCTTTGCAACTTTTAGAAAGGCTTTGTTTTGAAAATCAAGGAATAGATAACCTCGATGACAGAAACAGCTCCCTATCGCTGATATTCAATGCCGAGTACATGGTACGGTACTTACAGAAATTAACCAACAAGAATCTCGCCTTGATTCTAAAGTATTCACGCAAGTTGATTGAACTAGATTCTGGCTACTTTAAAATGATTTTTATGAATAACTCTAGCGAATCCGTGGGATTGGACAGGCTTAATGTACTTTCCTATGCTCAAAGGCATAACTGGACTGATGTTCGCATACCATATCTTGAGTATGCTATTTTTGGGTTAGATGATCATGATGAAAGGCTTGTTAATGCTTTGCTGGGATTTTATTTCGATCAAGATCTCTCAAGAATTTACAACTCAGTTTACAAATTGTACAAATTGGGTAATTACAATACAGGAAAGACCCTGAAGAGGTTGAACGATTTGGAAAAGTCTTCTCTTGATGATAAACAGAAAAAATTGATTTTGAGGTTGAAGATAGACCCGCTCCGCAGGCTGGCCAGACACGAGGACGCTTTACATATATTtttggatgatttgaaCGATAATAGAGGCGCAGTGACGTACTGCTTAGATGTACGAGATGAGAATCCGGAGAAAGGAGTCAGTCTCATTTACAAGCTTTTGACGATCTATCTGGATGGAGGAGACACTGCTTCCATTCTGAGTTTTCTTAATGATGTAAGATTGAGCTTTTTGGATCCTGCATCCATCACCGAAAGACTTCCTGATACGATTCCTCTCAAAATTATTACACCATTTTTGGAGATGAACTTGAGAAACATCAACTCGGATATGAAATCTACCACGTTAGAAAGCGAGTTGTTGAAATCCCGCATGATCAACTCTAAATACAACAAACTTCGGCTACAAAATGAGCATTTCACACTCACTGCCCATTCAACCTGTCCTGTGTGCCAAAAGACATTTGGTGCCACTTCAATTCTAAATCTACTTCCAGACGGGACAGTGATTCATTACGGTTGCTCACGCAACATGAAGTAG